Sequence from the Colletotrichum higginsianum IMI 349063 chromosome 6, whole genome shotgun sequence genome:
GCTCGGTGGCCTGCTAACAAACGGACAGGCATATTGGGTCCTCCAGACACGCGATTCCGGACGTACCAGTCATCTACCTGCTCGAGCCGACGGCGCAGAACCTCCAACACATCACCAGCGATCTTCAAAAGGGCCTCTACAACCCCGCCTACCTGAATTTCCTGTCCTCCATCCCCCGACCGCTGCTGGAAGACTTCGCAGAGCAGACGATAACAGCCGGCACGTCTGACAGCATTGCCAGGCTTATGGACCAATATCTGAATTTCATTGTCGCGGAGCCGGATCTTTTCAACTTAGGCATGCAACGAGATCACACATATTGGGCGCTGAACAGCGCAACAACCAATGACGAAGAGTTGGACAGAGTCGTCGATAGAATCGTCAGCGGCTTGTTCAGCGTCATTGTCACCATGGGCGTCATTCCCATTATCCGTTGTCCTaagggcgccgccgcagagATGATCTCGGCGAAGCTCGATCGAAAGCTGCGCGACCACATCCTCAACTCGAAAGAAAACCTGTTCTCCTCCAGTGCCCGGCCGGCGTCTTCAGCCGGAACGCCACAATCCCGCCCCGTGCTCATCATTCTCGACCGCAATGTCGACTTAATACCTATGCTTTCCCATTCTTGGACCTACCAATCTCTGGTCCATGATGTTTTGAATATGAAATTGAACCGAATCACGATAGAGACGCTCATAGACGAGAACAACCCTGCCAAGGGGACCACTAAGAAGGCCTACGACTTGACCGCGAGCGACTTTTTCTGGACCAAGAATGCGGCCGTGCCGTTCCCTCAAGTGGCGGAGGACATTGATGCGGAGTTGACGCGATACAAGGAGGACGCCGCAGCGGTAACGAAGAAGACTGGAGTGACGGATCTTGAAGACCTTCAAAACGACACGAGTGCCAGCGCACAACACTTGAAGGCAGCTATTACTCTGCTGCCAGAACTGCGCGAGCGCAAGGCGGTGCTCGACATGCACATGAACATTCTGGCGGCGCTCTTGACGGGCATCAAGAACCGGCAACTAGACAACTTCTTCCaggtcgaggaaggcgtTATGAAGCAGACCAAGGCACAAATAATGGAGCTCATCAAGGACAACACAAAGGGCGACGATCCTGTCGACAAACTGAGACTGTTTGTCATTTGGTACCTGAGCACCGAACAAGACGTCGGCCGAACAGAATGGGAGGGCTTCGAGAAGGCCCTTACCGAGTGCGGCGCAGACACGACATCTCTCCCGTATATTCGGCAGTGAGTACCGCCGACCTTTAGCAGAATGCCACTTGACTAACAAAACACTCCCAGAGTTCGTGCTACTACCAAGATGACCCAGCTCACCACCATTTCCAACCCGAACACAAACCAGGCAGCCTCCTCTGACATCTTTGGTCGCTTTTCCTCAATCTCCAACCGGTTCACCGACCGCCTCAAGGAAACGGGCGTCCCCACTGGCCTGTCTTCCAACTTCGAGTCCTTGATTGGCGGCATCAAGAACTTCCTCCCCGCCAACCGTGACCTGACCATTACCAAGATCGTGGAGTCCATCATGGACCCCTCAACCGCCGCGAGCTCTGCAATCGCTAAGACGGAAAGCTACCTCTACTTTGACCCTCGTTCCGCCAACGCTCGCGGCACTATGCCCCCACCGAGCGCAatccgcgccggcgccgggggctCCTCGGCGCCAGGCGGCCTCCCGGGTCAGGCAATCGCCGGCCAGACCGCAGGCACCGGCGCCAGCTTTGGTCAGCGCCGCCAGGGCTTCTCCGAAGCTGTCGTTTTtaccgtcggcggcggcagtatGGACGAGTACGGCAACCTGCAAGAATGGGTCGAGCGGACGGGCGGCGACCGCGCCAAGAGGCGGGTCGTCTATGGCAGCACGGAGATGCTCAACGCCGAGGAGTTCATCAAGCAAGAGCTAGAGAGGCTCGGAAAGGAGGTGTCTTCGTAACGCGGGCCGGGCTAGCCATGGGAGCTTTTAACCAGGGTGGTCATTTTGACCAGCCTCACGGGCGCTGGAAAAGAAATCAAAGAGTAAATCAGGTTCCCATTCTGGTTGGTCCATATTACATTGCTCCCAGACTGCAACGGTCATCTACTCAGTCCTTGTAAGACTTGCACCGGTGCTCTCCTCTCGCATGATGGTCTTAGTTACACCAGACGGAGGGAGGGTAAGACTTGGCTCCTGATTAACCAGCAGGGTAGCCAGGCAGAGGACGGCCCCTGCTTCTCCTGCAagaaacaacaacaaaaagGCAAAAACGCATGCGTGCGTGTTGTGGTCTTTACCGGTCATGCCAATCTTGGGTCTCTTGTTTTTAGGTCTCATTTCGTCATTGAAGTAGCCTGTTCTATTGGGAACCTCCCTCATAAACCCCCCAAACTCCTCTTCCCGGCCAACCGCCGACTTCCCATCCCGTCATGAGCGCTAACGGCCCAACCTAGTCCAATCATCCATCAAGTGTGACTTGAGGGAGAGGCGAGGATGAACAGCATGCAGAAGAAATGAACCCCCAATGGATGTTCCATGTGATATCAGAGAAATCGAAACGCAACAAAATGACGAGGTAGAGAAGTAGGCGGCGTGTGAGTTGGGGAAGGGAGGAAGGAATAGACCAAAACGCATGATCCGAAAACGCGTGCAGGTAatgaaagaaaaaaaaaatccaTTAGAGTTACATCCAACCACCCAAGGTCGTACTCCAAACATGAAGGGGGTTGAAAACTTCCCCAAAAAGTCGTGTTCGCCATCCACCGAGCCTTTCTTTCCAAGAAAGGGGCGGGTATAATGCTCACAATAGAATCGTCACGAAACACGCAAAAGGCGGGGAGCAGTAGTTCTTCGCCAGCAAAATGACCATCTCTCCAAGGCAACTAGACACCTCTGAACATGCGCACCACGAGGAACCACATCGCACCGATAAACTTGAACGCCGACAGCCCAGCGACGGACCAGAGCACGACTGACATGTAGATGTTGGCCCGGCCGTCAGTGTCGTCGGTAGTGCCTGCAGAGGGGTTTATTCTCTCCAGACCAGCGGCACTGAGGACGACAGCGGCGAGACCGAAGTTGGAAATCATCCAGGCAAGCACCGTGACGGAACGAACCCCGCGGTAATAGTCCATCTGGGCCTCAGCCAACTGCGATTCGGTCGGTTGCTTGACCTCCTTCACGAACTTGGTACTGAACACCTTGAGTTCGCGTTCGTACTGTGCATTCAGATCGGCCTCATCCGGGAGGTCCGTCTTTCCAGATCCGTCCTTGGTACTGACAGTAGGCAGGGTCTCTGCCTTGTCGTCACCCTTTGTACCCCAAGAAATGTCGTGCGTGTTGCAGAACGCGTAGACGTTGAGAATGTTGGTGTATGTGGGCGTAAGAAGCATGTACTGCGCAAAGGACGTAACCATGTGCCAAGGGTCGAACATCAGCAGCGAGGCAATCAGCCAGATACCGTATGTCGACATGACGGAGATAATGAGGGTGTAAAACACGGGGTTTTTGAAGAGGTCGGTGACGTTGAAGCCGTTGGCATCATTAacgtcggcgatgatggccttgacggcAATAAACACGGCTGCAAACAACAGATACCTAGAGAAGGTCAGTGGTAAGAATCAGCAAATTCGGGCGGAAAGACTTACACCATAATAAAGGCCCAGAAGTAAACCATCGTGATGTAGTAAGGACCCGAGCCCGCTGGACGATTGCCCATGGAAAGGACGAAGCAAGTTATGAGAGCAATGCCGTAAACCCATGTGAAGACGACTCCGAGGATCTCGCCGGTCCTACCAAGCAAATTGTCCTCACCCAGACTTGTTGTCAGGATCTTGAAAACCAGGAAGAAGTTACCAATGGCGAACCAGGCGAAGATCAGGTTGATTGTGTTGAAGACGAATTCGATAAAGAACATCAGCTTCCGTAGCATGGAGTGGTCGGAGCGGAAGAACTCGTAGAAGTGGGCAATGGCGTAGATGCCGGCGAAGAAAGAACCGTTCAAccaacgacgacgttgaagaACCAGTTCCGTGACCGTGTCCGGCACGTCGGTCTCGCCAGTAGCAGACTTGACGTACTGAAGGATCCAGTGGCAGTTGCGCTTGGTAACAAGCTCGAAGCAGAGAATACGGTCCTCGGCGAGATACATGTTGGACGTGAAGATACCAGCGCCGGCACCCTCGAGCTTTTCACCGGCGAAGTACTTTTCCAACGGACCCTGCCCGTTCTTGTCGTTTTGCAGGGCAACATAGCGGTAGGCCGAAAAGGCGCCAGGCAACACTGAAATGAAACCAAAGGCGGATTCCAGAGGCTTGTCAAGGATGTTGCTCATCTTGTACTCGAAGTTCTGCGTCGCGACCAAAGGGTTAAGGAGGTGCTTGCCGCCCGTTCCCAACATGGCCTTGATTTCACCGCAGGCACCGGCGCACATGGGTTCAAGATCGAACGCCTTCCACAGGTGGTAAATCGAGTTGCCGCCAGGCTTGGTACCGGCATCGATGAGGACGCAGATGTTGGGGTCGAGGACACGGCCGAAAGCCTGGAAGAACCATCTGTGGGAGTTGATCTTTTTCTGGTTCTTTTCCTTCAAGCAGAACAGCATCTGAACAGGCTGCTGCTTAGGGACCAAGGTGACCACGTCGTTCTTGATTGACATTCCGACCTGCGAGGTGTACTCGTAGATGTGGGCCGTGACATCCTTGTTGTTGACTTGCTGCTTCGCGATGCCCTCCTGATACACACCCATACCTGCCAGCAGAGCTCTGGTTCTAGGGTTAATCTTGGCACGACCGTCGCTGACGACGCAGACGACAATCTTCTTCCACGCATCCTTGCCCCATGACTTGCTCTCCTTCCGGCTGCACATGTATTCGACGTTCTTGAGAACACCAATCATTGTACGAGCGAACAAGATTTCGTCCTCGTTGTACATGGTGACAACGATGAAAAGCTCCGTATGTCTTGGCTTTGAGAAGAGCTTCTGTCGCAGAGTGAAATTGTCATCGTAGAAGAAGTCGGGGTCGCACGTGGCCGCCGAGTAGCGCATGTGGGTGAACTCGTCGCGCTCGCCGTGGGGGATTTGGTTAAGAAGTCTTGGTGGCACGGGGCAGTCGAGGACCAGGTTCCCACGGTACAGCAACACCTGCTTGACAGTCTTCCACCTCTTGATTCCACCGGCCGGCTGCGGTGTTGGGTTGTCCTGGTACCCATCGGTGGCCGTGCTGTCCTGATGAGGCAGCATTGGCCTATTGTCGTCGTACTCGCTGTAACCGGTCGGCTGGTCATAGGGCATCGAGGGGTCGTGCGGTGAAGGCTCGTAGGGCTGGTTGTAGTAGGCGTCGTGATGGGCTTCCGGGTTGACGCCGTATTCGCCGTGGTTGACTGGTGTTTCGTATCCGCTCAAGTTGCTAACAGAGTGCTAATTGCGAGCGGTTAGCAGATGGCTCACACAAGAGGGCGTTGAGCCGACTTACTGCTGCGTTGAGTTGCAGCTGGTCACTAGGTGTGCCATACCGAGCCGGACCCGTGGGGACATCGAGCTGCTGGTGAGGACTGGGACGACCGTAAGGGTCGTCGATGTGTTGGGGCGGGGCCTGCTGGTAAGCGGCGTTGTTGAAGGGGTTGTCCTCCAACTGGTAGCCATGTTGAAGCGGCTGGCCCGGTGAAGGCGTGCGATGGTACCTGGGGTCCATGCGGTCGTTGTAATAATCGTCGTCTAGAGCAACAAAAGGTTAGATTCGCCGTCTTAACAAGTGGTTGAGGACTGGGTGGGAGGTGTATTAAGAAAGCAAAAAGAGGTTGtaggagggggagaagagaagaagcttACGCCACGGAAGGTGCGTATTCGTACTCTTGGACGACGGGCAACAAGCTCTTTGACGAATGGGCAGCGCGATCAGGGCCGAAGTGACGGGATGATTcaaccagacagacacacaaGGGTGTATTCTCCGGACAAATCAAGACGGGGCTTTGTGCGggaaggagaggggggatgTGGGATGAATGACGCCAAGGGACCAAGTCATAAGGGGACCAAGTTACTTGCCTAAACGATTATACGACATGGTTGCGATGGTATGAGGGGCCAGTCAAAAGGAACCAGTGTCTGATGTCTATGACCAGGAGAGTCCGTGGGTGGATATGGATATGGATCAGGCAGACGAGTCGCGACCGTCGGGGAGAGCGGGATGTGTTTCTAGGTGTTGGCTTGCTGCGGATGCGACGTGCTGTGCAGActgggggaggaagggatgTATTGACCACTCGGGAACGTCGTAGACGAGTGCGGTGAAGAGGAGAtcgaaagagagagagagagagagagagcgagaggtCGAGATGGAAAGTGGATAGGACGGGAGAAAGTTGGGACAGTTCGGATCCAGGTCGCAAAGTTGCAGTTGCAATCGCAGTCGCAGAGTCGCAGTCGTCGGATCGGTCCTGTCGGCGGTTCAACTTCAGCTGTGCCcctattaaatttaattcTTCCGCTTCGGCGACGGTACCTTGCGAGTACCCTGGTTGCGTGCCAGAGATGCGTAGGGTTTGCTCGTGCGGTGATCAAGGAGGCTGCTGGCTGTTTGTACACTGGTGGTACGGGCGGAATGCGCAGCAGCGTGTGCCTGTCTGcggtgtgtggtgtgtgggCACGCGGGTCAGTGCTCAACTCAATGCGCCTGACGGGTTTCGGGGTGACGGGAGAAGGGCccaagggaggggggtcaAATGCGTTtgatggaggagagggagagatgAGAAGAAGGGATGTGTTCGATCGAAGGTCAGGGAGGACACGACTTTGCTGAAAAAGCTGGGCCGGCGCGGTTTCAAGCTGATTGAGCCCGTAGCAGAGTGTCTGCGTGCGGGCAGAGAGGACACACAAGGCAGGCCGTCCAGGACAACCACGACAATCAGGGGGGGGATAGTTGGATAGACAGGGGTAAGCCGCATTCGGTGGTCGTTGCGCAGCAGCGGTAGGAGCCAGCTCCACGTCgcttccttccttcttggTATCTCGCTTCCTTTCTTTCGACCGTTTCTTCCTTCCCTACCTGTACGTACCTAGGTGCCTACCTTACCGTACCTgggtaaggtaggtaggtagataaGCAGGAAATGATCCGCAGGGGCAGGCTCGTCTCACCTTACCTCAGTAGGACGTTCGATTCGAACAATATCTATGTATCCGcactctgtactctgtactctaCTTTGGCCAGGTATTTAGGTAAGCACGACTGCGCCGAACGCCAGACAGGGGTCGAGTTGTCGCGTTTCAGGCACTAAAGTGTGGCGCGGGCAGTTTTTGACTTTGGGGTCTTGGGGTTGGGTTTCGGCAACAAGGGCAAGCAGCAGGCTTGGCGCTTCCAGAAGAGCGAACGGCTTTGCTTCGGAAATGGGGAGCAAAAAGAGAAATACAGCGCCTACGACAATAACAACAACCTACAAACGCTGTACAGATCCATCAGCGTTGTCCAGCAACAACAATGGGTTTCTGCTCCTCATCGGGGCAattgggggggggcgagTGACGTCGCTAGGGGGTCTAGGGACCCTCTTCAAACTTGGAGACTTGGGTGCAACAAGCTAGCAGGCCAACAGCCAACAGCCAACTGGGCAGGGTATCCGCGTATCTCAAGGTGCGTGCGTGTGCCAGGCTTAGCGGCGAGGACGGGCCACAAGAGGGTCTCTGGGCCAAGTCGGCAATGACAGCGAGACGTGCATGGCCACAGCTTTTACTACAATTTTTCTCTCTCGATTTAAGTCGAAGGTGTGTATCTGACTCTCGTCAGTCAGCCAGTCAGTCGCAGTGACATGTCGACAAGCGTCCCATAGCAACACACCACGGTCAAAGCCATACCTATACCTGACAGGACCGAACAACCCGACATCTACCACTAGCCACTCAACTCTCTGTCATGATGTACGACATCCGCAATGAGCGCAACAATGAGCGCGAGAGAGGTTCCAAGCAATCGGCAAGTTGCCGCAACAGCCGTTCGTTGCCCATTTGAAGTCGTGTTCCCAAGGTTGTATGCGCTGCTGGGATCCGTTGTTTAAATTGAGGAAGGAGGGGCGCTGACGGGGTGGACTGAGGAGGGGCCATT
This genomic interval carries:
- a CDS encoding Sec1 family protein, producing MAAKGHSLRDRQISALKKLLSLNDSFTESDTDNTQANGGALGPTGAIITSDGDPLWKVLVFDDLGRDVISSVLRVSDLRALGITMHMHIGSSRHAIPDVPVIYLLEPTAQNLQHITSDLQKGLYNPAYLNFLSSIPRPLLEDFAEQTITAGTSDSIARLMDQYLNFIVAEPDLFNLGMQRDHTYWALNSATTNDEELDRVVDRIVSGLFSVIVTMGVIPIIRCPKGAAAEMISAKLDRKLRDHILNSKENLFSSSARPASSAGTPQSRPVLIILDRNVDLIPMLSHSWTYQSLVHDVLNMKLNRITIETLIDENNPAKGTTKKAYDLTASDFFWTKNAAVPFPQVAEDIDAELTRYKEDAAAVTKKTGVTDLEDLQNDTSASAQHLKAAITLLPELRERKAVLDMHMNILAALLTGIKNRQLDNFFQVEEGVMKQTKAQIMELIKDNTKGDDPVDKLRLFVIWYLSTEQDVGRTEWEGFEKALTECGADTTSLPYIRQVRATTKMTQLTTISNPNTNQAASSDIFGRFSSISNRFTDRLKETGVPTGLSSNFESLIGGIKNFLPANRDLTITKIVESIMDPSTAASSAIAKTESYLYFDPRSANARGTMPPPSAIRAGAGGSSAPGGLPGQAIAGQTAGTGASFGQRRQGFSEAVVFTVGGGSMDEYGNLQEWVERTGGDRAKRRVVYGSTEMLNAEEFIKQELERLGKEVSS
- a CDS encoding chitin synthase I; this encodes MSYNRLDDDYYNDRMDPRYHRTPSPGQPLQHGYQLEDNPFNNAAYQQAPPQHIDDPYGRPSPHQQLDVPTGPARYGTPSDQLQLNAAHSVSNLSGYETPVNHGEYGVNPEAHHDAYYNQPYEPSPHDPSMPYDQPTGYSEYDDNRPMLPHQDSTATDGYQDNPTPQPAGGIKRWKTVKQVLLYRGNLVLDCPVPPRLLNQIPHGERDEFTHMRYSAATCDPDFFYDDNFTLRQKLFSKPRHTELFIVVTMYNEDEILFARTMIGVLKNVEYMCSRKESKSWGKDAWKKIVVCVVSDGRAKINPRTRALLAGMGVYQEGIAKQQVNNKDVTAHIYEYTSQVGMSIKNDVVTLVPKQQPVQMLFCLKEKNQKKINSHRWFFQAFGRVLDPNICVLIDAGTKPGGNSIYHLWKAFDLEPMCAGACGEIKAMLGTGGKHLLNPLVATQNFEYKMSNILDKPLESAFGFISVLPGAFSAYRYVALQNDKNGQGPLEKYFAGEKLEGAGAGIFTSNMYLAEDRILCFELVTKRNCHWILQYVKSATGETDVPDTVTELVLQRRRWLNGSFFAGIYAIAHFYEFFRSDHSMLRKLMFFIEFVFNTINLIFAWFAIGNFFLVFKILTTSLGEDNLLGRTGEILGVVFTWVYGIALITCFVLSMGNRPAGSGPYYITMVYFWAFIMVYLLFAAVFIAVKAIIADVNDANGFNVTDLFKNPVFYTLIISVMSTYGIWLIASLLMFDPWHMVTSFAQYMLLTPTYTNILNVYAFCNTHDISWGTKGDDKAETLPTVSTKDGSGKTDLPDEADLNAQYERELKVFSTKFVKEVKQPTESQLAEAQMDYYRGVRSVTVLAWMISNFGLAAVVLSAAGLERINPSAGTTDDTDGRANIYMSVVLWSVAGLSAFKFIGAMWFLVVRMFRGV